The Lysinibacillus irui sequence ATAGCGCTTAAGGACGAATTAGATAAAAGCTCAAATAATGGTGTGAACCATTCAAACACGACCATTAAAATTGGAACTAAAGCAAGTAAGCCAATTAAACTATAGCCGCCTAAAATACCTAAGCGATAAAAAGTGACATTAAGAAGAAGGCCTGAATTAAGACAGAATAGAAGTAAGACTGAATCAAATGCTGCGGTTTGTAAAAATGAATAGGTGTTATCAAAAATTAAGAGTGGGTGGATGATGATAATATTATTTTTGATGTTTAGTAGGGTAGAAACATAAGTAATAATATTTTGTGCACTCGCAATGATTAGTGCACCAACTAAACTCCAACTTATGAAAAACAGCCCGACATTGACCATATATTGTTGGCGACTTAACCCTAGCTTTAAAAAATAGGGTAATGTTCTATTTAAAAGCTTTGCTGCCATTGAACTATAAAAAATGTAAACAGGTATCGAAATGGTAATTGCAAAAGATATATATTGACCGAAAAATGCATCTAAGAAAAATGACAATAGCACAATTAAAAATAAAATGCTCCAAAAAATGATATTATGTTTTTTGAAATTTTGAAATAAGATATAAAAACTACCTTTCATTGTATTCATTTCATAGACCTCACTTTCTGTTTACTTAAATAAACCAGCATGTCTTTAAGAGAGACTGATTCAAGCGATATGTTCTGACCTTCAATGAATTGGCCATTTGCATAAACAACAGCTGTCATTTCTTGCATAAACATATGCTGATAAATCACTGTTAAGTCACCAATTGCTGAAGCAACATCTGTAGCACTACCTTTTACAGCAACAATATGTTCGTACCACTCCTCAGCAGTTTTTTGCAATAATAGCTCTCCCTCATGAAGAATAAAAATTTCCTCAAATAGTTCGCTTGCTTCATCAATTAAATGTGTGGATAAAATAAATAAACGTGGATTTTCAGTTTGTTGTTCAATTAACAGATCATAAAACGTATTCCTTGCTGCCACATCTAAGCCTATATAGGGTTCATCAAAGATGGTAATGTCCGCACGACTCGCAAAGCCTGTAATGATTCCAAGTGCTGAGACCATTCCTTTTGATAAACTACGTACCTTATCTTTTGGATTCAAAGCAAATACTTGGACCAGTTCCTGAGCCAGCTCTTCATCCCATTTAGGATAAAAGAAGCGATTTGCCTTCAATGTTTGCGCAATGGTCATTTCTGCTTGGAAATTGTCACTTTCAGCGATAAAACAAATATTACGTAAAGTAGAAGGAGCATTAAAGACATTTTCTCCGTTGACCAAAATTTCTCCACTTGTAGTCGCGATGAGTCCTGATAACAGATTCAAAAAAGTTGTTTTACCAGCCCCGTTATGGCCTAAAAAACCTATAATTTTCGGACCCTCCATAGTAAATGTGACATTTTGTAAAGCGGATTTATGTTTATATGACTTCGTGACATTGTTGACAGTAATCTTCATACATTATCCCCCTTGTATCAATCTTTGTAACTCTTCATCGGAAATGCCTAAACGACTAGCTTCCTTTTTCAACGGTTCAATATGTTGACGAAAGAAGTTTTCTTTACGCTCAGTAACTAAAATTTTTCTAGCGTCCTCATGTACAAACATTCCGACACCTCGTTTTTTATAAATGATCCCCTTATCCACTAATTCATTCACGCCTTTCCCAGCAGTTGCAGGGTTGATTTGGTATTCTTTTGCAAACTCATTCGTAGATGGAATGCGATCATCTGGCTGTAGCTGTCCATCTAGAATGGCATCTTCTATTCTTTCGCGAATTTGTTGGAAAATTGGTTTTTCGTTATTTAAAGAATGAATCACAATCCACCTCACTTGTTAATTGGTTGATTACTTATGTAATTAACCATACAACTTATGGTGCCATCTGTCAATTGTTTGGCAAAATTAATTAAAAAATTTA is a genomic window containing:
- a CDS encoding ABC transporter ATP-binding protein; this encodes MKITVNNVTKSYKHKSALQNVTFTMEGPKIIGFLGHNGAGKTTFLNLLSGLIATTSGEILVNGENVFNAPSTLRNICFIAESDNFQAEMTIAQTLKANRFFYPKWDEELAQELVQVFALNPKDKVRSLSKGMVSALGIITGFASRADITIFDEPYIGLDVAARNTFYDLLIEQQTENPRLFILSTHLIDEASELFEEIFILHEGELLLQKTAEEWYEHIVAVKGSATDVASAIGDLTVIYQHMFMQEMTAVVYANGQFIEGQNISLESVSLKDMLVYLSKQKVRSMK
- a CDS encoding GntR family transcriptional regulator, with the protein product MIHSLNNEKPIFQQIRERIEDAILDGQLQPDDRIPSTNEFAKEYQINPATAGKGVNELVDKGIIYKKRGVGMFVHEDARKILVTERKENFFRQHIEPLKKEASRLGISDEELQRLIQGG